In Setaria italica strain Yugu1 chromosome I, Setaria_italica_v2.0, whole genome shotgun sequence, the genomic window ATCATGGAAATGCCATCTGTAAATTGGGAAGATGTGGCTGACAATTGGTTTGGTGGATGTTGCACCTCATTTAGTGGTGCAGGCGAGAAGCTTGTAGCTCAGTTTATTAATGCATATGGTCGTTTAGAGGGAACAAGTCTACTGGATACAACTGCCATTACTATTGAAACAGACTATCTTGAGTCAGATTTAGTGGCTCAGGTAGCTTGTTCGGCGAGTAGTGATTTCAGTGCTATGGAAGAAGCTATATCTGATGTTAGTGTAGGAAAAGGTCATGCCTCTGGGAAGATAAAATTGAATAATTCAGAAGAGCAAGCAAATATCACCACTACTCATGCACAACCTCCATTTATTTTGGAAAAGGGACATAGTGTTAGTAGTAGAGAAACAAATGGAGTCACTCTTCAGACTGATCAATCTGGCACTTGTGAGATGGAAATCGATATTGATGTGAACTTTGAGAAGCCTAAAAATGACTCTTGTGTTGAGAAGATGGAGGAATCTAACAAAGAGGTCGATTTGTCACTGGTAGATCCTTGCCATGGCTGTTGTGTCTATGAATACAATGGGAAAGCTGAAGATAACCCTTTACAGATGTCCTTGGGGAACCAGAAAAAGCAGACCATGTTGGAGACTAAAAGAGATTACAAATTAACAAAAACTATTTCTCTGGGTAGTGGCTTCATCGTTAAAGCGTCTAACCTTTTGAATGATTTCGAGTGGGTTGAACTTCTCTGTGGTCGATGCCTATCACCTCTTGGGTCATACCCTTCTCAGGGTTCACTTGTTCCGGCTGATGGCCGTCTACGACTCTTCAAGTGCTACACATCTACAGAACTTCCTGTTATGGGGCCTCATGATGTGTTTAGGTAACTTTCTGCACTGCTTCTTAGTTTTGAGATACATGTTGAACTTTCACTCAAAAGTCACAACTCTGATTATGTTGTCAAAAGGAAAATACTGAAAGCATGACATTTTTTGCTCTGTAGAGATAGTCCACTCTTGCTTATTGCTAATAAGTTGATTTAAACACTGATACATGAACATTCATTATCTATGTGCAGGGGACATACATTGGAAAGAGTTTTTGTTAATCTGTTGCTCGAAGTTGCAGAAGATGAAATATCTTTTCGTACATTAGTCAGAGATTTGAAAACCAAAAGGCCCATCCTGCAACTAGTTCTTCTTAGTTCAAAAGCATGGTTATCTTCTGGTTGCTGCGATGAAAATGATATGGATGGTTCACATGGAACAGCAGATCTGCAGCCTAGTGTTAAACTCTTGTATTCGGATTATAGCAATGCTTCAGAAGCAGACTTAAGGTATGCTGTATGCTTGCTTGTTAGGGTGTTTACTATCCACCTATTTAATCATGCACAAACCTTTTTAACACCTTGTTTTTCTCTTCTCAGAAGAATGCACTGCACATATTACGCCATAGTTACTGGTGGATTTAATCTTATTTTAGTGTCACAGTGAAAATCTGACTTGCTCAAATTCTCTTGCTCCATACTATTTTGCAATTTTACATAGATGTCTAGTTCTTGTAGTTGAAGATAAAAGTACAGAATTATATGGGCACTTTGGCTTAAACCTTTGTCATTGTGCTTAGTAATTTACTACTGTGATTTTGTGGGGAAATCATGCATTTGGTTTTCATTCATAATTAATACTCCATTTGTAAATATATGGCGTTTGGGATCGACTAATAgttaaaaatgaactaattagcttgtcctaaatgttatatatttaagaatggagggagtagcacttTGTCTGATATTTATGTTCAATTCATGTTTGTCTAATGATTGGAGGCTATATTTAGTTAATTTGAGTATTTCAAACTGTTAGCGGTTCCATTCTTCTGTCAGGTTCTGAAATGACCAGTTGTTGCATATCTACAACATTTCTTGCACGTAAAGCTCAGTTTGTCCAGCTTCTGACTTGTATATACCACAGTATTATTTTCTTTTGCTGTATTGACAACTGTATGTGTTATCCACCTTCAAGTCTGTTACTTATCTTCTGCTGTTTCCAACTCACAGGATAGTAGAAGAGTGGTCATCCAAATATCGGGCTGAAGAGCTGTACACAATGAAGCGTCAAATAGATGAACTTACTGATTGCCTAAGCTCAGCAATGGACAACTTTCCGGTTTCTTGTTCTTCCCTTGAAGGGATGCACCTGTCATCCCTGAGGCGTTGACTTGATCAGTATACGATAGAGAAATTGTGTCTAGACTGATCACATTTTTGTATCTAGAGGAATCTACAGCATAGAATTCTGATAGGCATATGAGATCGTCCTCAGTTTCTTTTGACCTTTCAGCAAGCTCCCTGATCGTATCTTCTTTAAACTGCAAGATGCCATGGCTTGTCCTCTACTCTCAAAAGACTTCGTTTACATTGAAATGGTGTTATGGCTAATCCAGCTGTGCATAAATACTGGCCCAGGTTGTCTCTGCTAATAGGGTTCTTAGATTTCTGGTAATCTACTTGCACAGTTTTGGCATGTCGTTGTAGAACTAAAGATTACTCAAATGATCAACGTACTGACCTGTTTTATTCCATATAAACTCTTGTATGACTTTATTTTCTCCAATGCAGGTAAATTCCTATTATTCAAAACAAATGTT contains:
- the LOC101778154 gene encoding uncharacterized protein LOC101778154, translating into MAAAAAVPTPGDHACRRQWRYTWEALGHLPLLRLYVFPRPALPAAIPSGGLRADLRLEDSLLLLSFSLAGEAAPVALRVPVPRVLVDPAAPVECRAAGDHVEVRLALVLPVDHPVVAAAFPPPHGAEPPAPLVVRDDLKSLSTGDVHLYCKNCSARLTKQALRKIMEMPSVNWEDVADNWFGGCCTSFSGAGEKLVAQFINAYGRLEGTSLLDTTAITIETDYLESDLVAQVACSASSDFSAMEEAISDVSVGKGHASGKIKLNNSEEQANITTTHAQPPFILEKGHSVSSRETNGVTLQTDQSGTCEMEIDIDVNFEKPKNDSCVEKMEESNKEVDLSLVDPCHGCCVYEYNGKAEDNPLQMSLGNQKKQTMLETKRDYKLTKTISLGSGFIVKASNLLNDFEWVELLCGRCLSPLGSYPSQGSLVPADGRLRLFKCYTSTELPVMGPHDVFRGHTLERVFVNLLLEVAEDEISFRTLVRDLKTKRPILQLVLLSSKAWLSSGCCDENDMDGSHGTADLQPSVKLLYSDYSNASEADLRIVEEWSSKYRAEELYTMKRQIDELTDCLSSAMDNFPVSCSSLEGMHLSSLRR